TATACACCCTTTTAATTTGAGTTTCAGGTATTTCAACTTTATAGAGAAAACGTGTAAAGCCTGATGAATAGACACGAGATGAACAGATCTTGAAGCCGTACCACCAAGAAGAAGATTAAGAAAATCTCAATCATCAAACTTTGAACTTCGTGAGTACTCAAAAAATTAGTTTGATTCGAAATATGAGAGTCGAATTAATTAATGTtcgatttaaaataaatttgagatcCTTTTATTGTTGCAAGTGTACACCATTCCTAGTGTAATAACTCACAATTCTGACAGAAATCCACTGAAAGAAAGCAAATTGGTTGTTCAAACTTATAATGGCAATAGCAATAGTACACCAAACAATCATTCACTCTTGTGGACCTTTTATTGACCAAAACAacatttttaacattttaatttttttttcatcatcattagattctcttcttttatgtgcaaaaaaaaatctaacatTAATCTTGTGTTTGGGTACACCATATAAAGTTAATAATTTTCAAAgtatgattttaaatatataatttgagataacaattttaaaataaaatttaacttgtaaatttttgtaaaaaatagaaattcatAGTTAATCAGCGAAagataatatttatatcttGTAAAAGAATTATACTAAAGAATGATTAGTTCTACTATCAATAACTAGTGAATCATTCGAATCACAAGGTAATTATATGTTTGCCGAAAGATTTTACTGAAAAAATATCcgagaaaatcaaaaaaatgaagaaaaaaaattgaggttGAAACACCCCACTTTGTAaacttttgtttgatttttaaaaaaaatcaataatttaatttgatatttgaatgATTGGGTCAATTGATTTCACGCACACTCTTAGAGGCAtgaaatcaaatataattttaataggatttaaaaaattaatgatccAATCAAAGTCTAGATTTTATGCATTTGTcaatcaattcaaaatattagtCACACTATTCCaataaaacaactaaaaaatcAGACTATTTTTTGAGTTAGACTTTGTTGAATTAAATGAGGACTATCACAAAAAAAGACTGTTCGACGcataaatcatttaaatatttataggtttttaaaaagaattgcATCATAAGAGATGTAATATAAATAGTTCATGTTAATATGGAAATTTTTATGACTATTTTCAcaacttaaattataatttataaatcatttagaaataactttattatttatcaaatttccAAAAGGATTATTATGATTGACAATTTGACATAAATATCAAACAATGTCATTTTCAACtaatatatacacacacttaTTATGTCTTAATTATTGCTAAATAAAGTTGGTGATCATGATTCttctaaaatcttcaattgaataatcaattttctatttaaaaatatttttttttaaaaaaaaactaatatgcACCATGtgacttttttattattttcaaatggGTTTTGTCGACACATAAAGaattaatattgttgaaaaaGCTAATGTCCTTTACGAtcttatattatgtttttaatacAGTTACATCATTTGGAACGattcacttttttctttttcctttttaatctctatttttattgcatataGTCCAACTATTAGGTAGTTAAACTTTACCTTTTCTCGAAAGTTCTTAGATGAAAATTTTTGGATTAAAATCTTGTTTAAACTGGGTCACAATTCGAGTCgttaaattaatcataaatatttatattaaaataaatcgTTTAGGTTATAATGCACTGAAGTAcaatatttcttgaattatatatatatatatatatatatatatatatatatatcagataatTNNNNNNNNNNNNNNNNNNNNNNNNNNNNNNNNNNNNNNNNNNNNNNNNNNNNNNNNNNNNNNNNNNNNNNNNNNNNNNNNNNNNNNNNNNNNNNNNNNNNNNNNNNNNNNNNNNNNNNNNNNNNNNNNNNNNNNNNNNNNNNNNNNNNNNNNNNNNNNNNNNNNNNNNNNNNNNNNNNNNNNNNNNNNNNNNNNNNNNNNNNNNNNNNNNNNNNNNNNNNNNNNNNNNNNNNNNNNNNNNNNNNNNNNNNNNNNNNNNNNNNNNNNNNNNNNNNNNNNNNNNNNNNNNNNNNNNNNNNNNNNNNNNNNNNNNNNNNNNNNNNNNNNNNNNNNNNNNNNNNNNNNNNNNNNNNNNNNNNNNNNNNNNNNNNNNNNNNNNNNNNNNNNNNNNNNNNNNNNNNNNNNNNNNNNNNNNNNNNNNNNNNNNNNNNNNNNNNNNNNNNNNNNNNNNNNNNNNNNNNNNNNNNNNNNNNNNNNNNNNNNNNNNNNNNNNNNNNNNNNNNNNNNNNNNNNNNNNNNNNNNNNNNNNNNNNNNNNNNNNNNNNNNNNNNNNNNNNNNNNNNNNNNNNNNNNNNNNNNNNNNNNNNNNNNNNNNNNNNNNNNNNNNNNNNNNNNNNNNNNNNNNNNNNNNNNNNNNNNNNNNNNNNNNNNNNNNNNNNNNNNNNNNNNNNNNNNNtatatatatatatatatatatatttcgtgTATTGAAATATTGAGAATTACTTTTGATGAAATTGTTTTCTATGAGATTATAAGTACACATACACGAAATCATATAAATACTAATGTTTTTTGtgtgaaattatttaaaatatcacaattataaaaacaaaagtaTTTTATCATATGAAATTGTTTACGCAgcacaaatattataaatttaaactttacCAACTCCATCATCTAGAAGGTAAGCAAATTAATACTCCACcgttgtttcaatttatttatcttatttttctttttaattcattttgataaaaaaatactttctttttacaattctttaatttaaatttttacctTACACGTTTAAGACCAGATATTTTGATAGTAGATCTTTAGTTTAACGTCATAAAATTCAGAATctttaatacttttaaaatttcgTGTGAACTAAAAgccaaacaaataaattaaaacaaacgAAGCAGTAgatattaaaatcaattacCAGCAAAGATTGTGATGCAAtagtaagtacttattcattctTAACCTGAAATTTCAAATTCGAATGTTCTTAGTTAAAGAAACGTTTTTATTATTCGAATTCAGTCAATCTCTAATATGAATATTAATCGAATGGaatgaataataaattcattttcCATAAAAATGAATCCAATGTCCCAAAAGATAAGTCATGCATGGACCTAGTGTATAATGGCTATAATATAATGGGGACGTATAGAAAGTAAAGTCCCTTTTGTAGTACAAAGCAAAACCCTCTTTTTGGGGTCCATACAAATGTAAGTTAGGATTAATATTAGGGGATATGTGACTTATCGAGCTGGCAAatattgaaaaatgtttttcttttatatgacAATAAGACAAGAAATTGATAGGAATATCCTTCAATTTTTTCACCCTATACATAACAACCTTACAATGACAATTAGGACATAAAAATCATCGAAGATCGTGATGAGATAAATATGATCTTTTCATTCTTTATTAGAAGTTTTTTTGATAAGTCGTAAGCATAATTGATGCCAAAATTTTGATGTTTGTGAGTTCTAAAGTAGCGAATAGAAGGTCTTTGTTGTGGCCTGTGTTGATAAAGATCACTAAGTCATCTAcctttatatttgatattgcaGTATGAATAAAGAGTATATAATGAGAGGCTATTGAGTTCGTCCATGCCCTCATGTAAAATCGTAGCTCCACCCCTTGTCgtaagtatgaaaaaaaaaatcctgaTAGAGAGGAACTTATGTGATGTGAATTTCGAAAGAAGAAAATCATCTATTCTTAGTGATATTCACGCTTTTACCCAACAAAATCTTTCATATTTGATCAATCGGTGAAAGGATAGTCAAACTCGATTTAGCTTCTTCTTTTTAGTTGTTATATctttattttgaagaaagatGAATCTATAAGgatcaaacaaattaaatttcGTTAAAGTCTCGTCCTCTTATTGATCAAGTAAGGTTGCACTGAGACGGATAACATCAACTAAACACTTTCTTACTCCCATAGATTAGCTAGCGTGCAATGACGAATACCTACAACCCTTTCGTTTATCggagattttttttaatcgaaACTTCAAAACAAATACCAAAACGAATATATAAGAGGAGACAATGGAAAGGTTATTTACTCTTTTGTTTTGAAATAGTTGTTACTTATTAGGGATATTTATTAAAACCAACTTCTGCCATGGGTGATAGAAAATTTATTACAACATTACTTTATAGGGTTAATTACTACACCGAATTATTGAATTAAATGACAATTAGTACAACCTACTCTTCATTACGAAAATTACACTTAATTAAAaccttttttctattttttttgttgtgttttgtCAAAAGTAGATATTCAATACCTCACTTAACATTAAAAATGATAATCCCATTGAAAAATATAGAGTCGTAGTGAAACGAATAAGATCAGGTCAATTATAATTAGAAATTTTGACAAGTTCCCCGACTCTTTTAGTATATAGGCTTTACTTGTTGTGACTTAGTCGAAACCACAAAAACAATTAGACATCAAGTGATGAAagcataaataatataatttgatgTAAGTATCAATTACGAGTAATCCAAGATTTGTTTGCATAATAATTACCTAAATAATTGATTTAGTTAATTTCCATTTTTCACAAACATTGACATGTTCATATGGGTACACTCATACAGTTTGAATTTATGTtcatcaaattatattatatgaaaaaatatcatattatataacaCCCCCACCCTTTGATTCCATAATTCATTAAGAATTTCACGTGAAAGCATCAAACACAAATCAGACAGACAGCAAGAAAAGCAACAAAAACATATcccttattattttttcctctctccaatatttttttttggttgtttcCTATAAAAATCATTCAAAACGAAAAAcgacaataatataattaatatttataacacTAAATTCACAAACAACAAATCCATTTATATTAATTtccacaagaaaaaaaaaatgtacccCCAACCCtccaacaaaaaatgaaaaagaaaaaaggttcACACTTGGTGAGTCGAGTAGACTCATGACTCGACTCACCAAGTCATTATGGTTTACCACAACCATGCCGAGAGAAACCTATTCTCGATCGATCTCTATCGAATTCAAACATGAACCCTTGTTGCATTAGGTTTCCAATAACCGAAAATCCTGAAGGCGCCGTCAACGGTTGCAATGCGAGACATTTAACGTCCTCCGCGGTATCGATAAAGTAGTTCCCGGATGGCGGGGAGAGGATCGAGTTTCCACTGAGTTTGAAACTCATTTTCGGGAAACTCGGTCGTGACTCCCCCGACACGTTGACACATAAGTCGAACCCGACAGTCGGCTCATCGGCTTCGGGTAGTGTAACAAGCCGTTTAAACGCTTGGACTATACGCCGATAAGCCGGTTCGGCGAGAAATGTCAATGTTGTCCCTGAATCCATAACAGTCCCTCCATTTCCTAGCTCATCAATTTCCCAAACGGAAGGGCGTATTGGTAATTTCACATCTTCAATGTAAACACTTTCAATCCCAATATAGTAAAACGTTGAAGTAAACGGATTACTTATCATCGGCgtgtatttcattttcttcgGATCGTTGACCGCCGTTGACCGGCCGATTAATAAATAACTCGTCGGAGTCGGCGATAATGTGTAATCCATTAAACAGTAAGAGAATTTATTACCGAACCGGCGGCCGAGTTGACTCGCTAACGAAATCGAACCACGGCCTAAACCCATTACTCCCTGAGCTCCGTTGAAACTCGGACCGGCAATGCTTGGACCGGAAGCTTCAAAACTACAACCAAAAGCCAAATTCCTAAACTTCACCGGTCGACCGGAGCTGGCATTAAGCGTGGTCGTTTCAGTAGAGAAAAACCCTTTAGTTTCCGATCCATCGGAGTAAGAGTATTCGTATCTACAGGGGCTATGGAGGCGCGTGTGGTTACACGCGACGCCTGTAGGGTTAGGAACGAGCCTACATTTCTTATCGTAGCAATGGTAGGGTAAATAAGTTGAAGAATGTCGGGCGAGGAATGCGGAGTTTCGAGGGCGGGATGAGCAATTCCGGCAAGCGGAGCAACTGACCCAAACTAAATCACTACCGGTATCTGCGACGAGAAGGAGGCGTTGCGGTGGAGTACCCAATCTGAGATCTACGAAGTACTGCCCACTGCCGGTAGTTGCACCGGAAGTTAATGGGAGTTTAGCGGAACGAGTAATGCTGCGGTGGCCGAGGGAGGAGTAAAGGGTGTTTAAACGGTGGATATCGGAAGAGAGTGATTGTGAAGGAGTTGTCGGTAATGTATCTTTGTGGAGTAATGGGAGTTTTAAGTATTCGAATTTTGTACGGCGGTTGACGGCGGCGACGGCGACGGCGGAGGAgatgaggaggaagaagaagattaCTCCGGTGGCCCTTTCTGCCATTGAAGAAGATAtgagaaaagaaagagaactaTGGAGTTAAGGGGTTGGTTACATTTATACGTACGTGTTACTCTCTCTATTGATTAGTATAAGATTCCATCACCAAGAAAACATAACATGCCTCTCTTTTCTTAATCGAATGTCTCGAATTCAATCTCTAAACGAGATCtatctaatataaatttaaaatagttaaacTTTAATACgaaaatcaaatatcaagtgagaatccaaaaaaatgatataacaTGCTTATTTTACATAGACTTGTGATCTCGATTTATCTATCGAATTTTGATttcacataaaattttaaaagtaaattttgatCATCATTTTTTTGGTGGGGGCGGGGTTGGGTTAGATGTGGTGCGATAAGGCGTCATCCTGTTTTGTTAGAAACCAACTTCGATATGTCAGTTTAGATATTCTTATCAAACTACTAACTTGATATTTAGTAGAAGCGTAAATCTATACTGATTTAGTTTactcacaaaattcaaaaataagtaaaatatatgttcaattaaaatttcaaaaatcacaatttaaaaaacttaaattttcaattttaaaattcataactatgagacaaaattaaaaataaaaaagaacggagagaacatatatttattttacattaaacCATATTACTAACTAATACTCTACTTCATACGTAATATCCCAAATGatcattttattataaaatgaaaCATCATTTCTACCTAAAATATGATTGTTTTACGggagaataaaatatattttttcatagaGAATGattattaaaaacatatttgattatattataatcaattcataaattcaaatttaaatttaaaattaaatagaagTATGAACAAACTACTGAAAACAAGAAATGTCTATAGAAACATTAATTTAGTTAGTCGTTACCCAAAATCCCAAAACAAACGAAAGCTGTCAAGGGAACAAAGCTAGGTCCTAACTATCGTACATATTATACGCAATATTGAAGATTGAataattcttaataaaaaatttcagatcgaaaattttttaagaataaaagtaaaatcTAATAAGCAACACTTTTCGTTattataaactttaaataatgcaaatttaaattagttgaattcaatatgaatatcaagctattgatataattttttacagAAAGATAAGGTAAGACTATacgataaaaattataattttttacgtaTATCTTATAGAtatcaaattttcatatatttactatttatattatgatttttcttaACGAAAATTCTGACTCTGTAGCTCTACGTGAGACGAAGATGACATGTGAAACAAATGTCCCTACATTTACCGGCGTCTACTATTTGTCTGCCCTCTTACCCAGCTGTCACTCCCCGCATTTCATGGCAaggtttcataattttaaaatatattagtttatttttactCGACGCTTTTAATGTGcgaagaaaagataaaaataattatatcaattattatttttaacggATGTATcaagtataaatataataagttaaaataaatcGAAGGAGTGTTACTTGAAATCCGTTCAAAATACTCTCTCTAAAGTTTTTCGTTTCACTTAGttgtttattgttattttaactccaaaaattataataattatttatttaatataattttacaaagTGAGATTTGGAGAGAATATACTATACTCGAACCTTATTTCTATCGAGACAGAGAAATTGTTTTCAATATATAATCCTCGGATTAAGcgggaaaaaaaatataaaacaggtttaaaaaaaaatagagatacaaaataattattattttagaaattgaCTATTAAAGTTAAGATTTATTCTCAATTATAATctcattattaaaataatatgcataatatttgagattattattattttattaatggaagtgaaaaaaattaaggtAATGATAAAATGAGATGAAAAAGTGACAAGTAACTTGTAGTTTAAACTTTAATCTAGTGAAgtttatttttgtcaaattatcatTTGATATGGTGTCATTATCACATCATGTATTAAGTTAATTGACTTTATAGCTCGCTTAGTTGATcaaaagttatttatttaaaagatattttatagTAAGCGTTTcgaatatgttatttttaatgagttataatttatgtttgattaattaattttaaaatcaaacctACCATCATTAGAACATCAATTTGTATTTCAAgctgtcaaaaaaaaaatgtttgaaaatatCAATAGCTGCAAGTTAAAATTGTTTATTCATATCCTAAAAACTATATTTGTAATGACCcgaaaagtcattttaaaaaaaaaaaataatttatacgaAATTTCAATTGTTATCCATATCGATAGTTGCCCCGAGTATTTCGATTAGTTGGTgaagttgatttgaaaattttaaactatttatttaactataattacttaattaatcgacatatattaaacaattttatttaattagttgatgGTTAACGGGTCAAGTCCATAGTAATTTAATACCTTATAGACCTCTTAACCCAGCTTTATTAAACTAATAAAGTAAGTAGGGTTTAGTATTTTAAAGTCATTAACTATGAAAAGGAAATGTGGCGAAAAACAACTACGAATGCTCCATATCCCTAAGGTCGGTATGCTCGTCcctttgaaatattttgttatcaattgaatttataagcatatatcttaatatattattataatacatTGGTTAGATAAAGAATGGAAGGACATAACGTGTTGGCTGGACGTTTATTGATGATGTAAAGGTTATATAGTTGAATTAATGACAACAAGTCATATATTTGTTTAATNNNNNNNNNNNNNNNNNNNNNNNNNNNNNNNNNNNNNNNNNNNNNNNNNNNNNNNNNNNNNNNNNNNNNNNNNNNNNNNNNNNNNNNNNNNNNNNNNNNNNNNNNNNNNNNNNNNNNNNNNNNNNNNNNNNNNNNNNNNNNNNNNNNNNNNNNNNNNNNNNNNNNNNNNNNNNNNNNNNNNNNNNNNNNNNNNNNNNNNNNNNNNNNNNNNNNNNNNNNNNNNNNNNNNNNNNNNNNNNNNNNNNNNNNNNNNNNNNNNNNNNNNNNNNNNNNNNNNNNNNNNNNNNNNNNNNNNNNNNNNNNNNNNNNNNNNNNNNNNNNNNNNNNNNNNNNNNNNNNNNNNNNNNNNNNNNNNNNNNNNNNNNNNNNNNNNNNNNNNNNNNNNNNNNNNNNNNNNNNNNNNNNNNNNNNNNNNNNNNNNNNNNNNNNNNNNNNNNNNNNNNNNNNNNNNNNNNNNNNNNNNNNNNNNNNNNNNNNNNNNNNNNNNNNNNNNNNNNNNNNNNNNNNNNNNNNNNNNNNNNNNNNNNNNNNNNNNNNNNNNNNNNNNNNNNNNNNNNNNNNNNNNNNNNNNNNNNNNNNNNNNNNNNNNNNNNNNNNNNNNNNNNNNNNNNNNNNNNNNNNNNNNNNNNNNNNNNNNNNNNNNNNNNNNNNNNNNNNNNNNNNNNNNNNNNNNNNNNNNNNNNNNNNNNNNNNNNNNNNNNNNNNNNNNNNNNNNNNNNNNNNNNNNNNNNNNNNNNNNNNNNNNNNNNNNNNNNNNNNNNNNNNNNNNNNNNNNNNNNNNNNNNNNNNNNNNNNNNNNNNNNNNNNNNNNNNNNNNNNNNNNNNNNNNNNNNNNNNNNNNNNNNNNNNNNNNNNNNNNNNNNNNNNNNNNNNNNNNNNNNNNNNNNNNNNNNNNNNNNNNNNNNNNNNNNNNNNNNNNNNNNNNNNNNNNNNNNNNNNNNNNNNNNNNNNNNNNNNNNNNNNNNNNNNNNNNNNNNNNNNNNNNNNNNNNNNNNNNNNNNNNNNNNNNNNNNNNNNNNNNNNNNNNNNNNNNNNNNNNNNNNNNNNNNNNNNNNNNNNNNNNNNNNNNNNNNNNNNNNNNNNNNNNNNNNNNNNNNNNNNNNNNNNNNNNNNNNNNNNNNNNNNNNNNNNNNNNNNNNNNNNNNNNNNNNNNNNNNNNNNNNNNNNNNNNNNNNNNNNNNNNNNNNNNNNNNNNNNNNNNNNNNNNNNNNNNNNNNNNNNNNNNNNNNNNNNNNNNNNNNNNNNNNNNNNNNNNNNNNNNNNNNNNNNNNNNNNNNNNNNNNNNNNNNNNNNNNNNNNNNNNNNNNNNNNNNNNNNNNNNNNNNNNNNNNNNNNNNNNNNNNNNNNNNNNNNNNNNNNNNNNNNNNNNNNNNNNNNNNNNNNNNNNNNNNNNNNNNNNNNNNNNNNNNNNNNNNNNNNNNNNNNNNNNNNNNNNNNNNNNNNNNNNNNNNNNNNNNNNNNNNNNNNNNNNNNNNNNNNNNNNNNNNNNNNNNNNNNNNNNNNNNNNNNNNNNNNNNNNNNNNNNNNNNNNNNNNNNNNNNNNNNNNNNNNNNNNNNNNNNNNNNNNNNNNNNNNNNNNNNNNNNNNNNNNNNNNNNNNNNNNNNNNNNNNNNNNNNNNNNNNNNNNNNNNNNNNNNNNNNNNNNNNNNNNNNNNNNNNNNNNNNNNNNNNNNNNNNNNNNNNNNNNNNNNNNNNNNNNNNNNNNNNNNNNNNNNNNNNNNNNNNNNNNNNNNNNNNNNNNNNNNNNNNNNNNNNNNNNNNNNNNNNNNNNNNNNNNNNNNNNNNNNNNNNNNNNNNNNNNNNNNNNNNNNNNNNNNNNNNNNNNNNNNNNNNNNNNNNNNNNNNNNNNNNNNNNNNNNNNNNNNNNNNNNNNNNNNNNNNNNNNNNNNNNNNNNNNNNNNNNNNNNNNNNNNNNNNNNNNNNNNNNNNNNNNNNNNNNNNNNNNNNNNNNNNNNNNNNNNNNNNNNNNNNNNNNNNNNNNNNNNNNNNNNNNNNNNNNNNNNNNNNNNNNNNNNNNNNNNNNNNNNNNNNNNNNNNNNNNNNNNNNNNNNNNNNNNNNNNNNNNNNNNNNNNNNNNNNNNNNNNNNNNNNNNNNNNNNNNNNNNNNNNNNNNNNNNNNNNNNNNNNNNNNNNNNNNNNNNNNNNNNNNNNNNNNNNNNNNNNNNNNNNNNNNNNNNNNNNNNNNNNNNNNNNNNNNNNNNNNNNNNNNNNNNNNNNNNNNNNNNNNNNNNNNNNNNNNNNNNNNNNNNNNNNNNNNNNNNNNNNNNNNNNNNNNNNNNNNNNNNNNNNNNNNNNNNNNNNNNNNNNNNNNNNNNNNNNNNNNNNNNNNNNNNNNNNNNNNNNNNNNNNNNNNNNNNNNNNNNNNNNNNNNNNNNNNNNNNNNNNNNNNNNNNNNNNNNNNNNNNNNNNNNNNNNNNNNNNNNNNNNNNNNNNNNNNNNNNNNNNNNNNNNNNNNNNNNNNNNNNNNNNNNNNNNNNNNNNNNNNNNNNNNNNNNNNNNNNNNNNNNNNNNNNNNNNNNNNNNNNNNNNNNNNNNNNNNNNNNNNNNNNNNNNNNNNNNNNNNNNNNNNNNNNNNNNNNNNNNNNNNNNNNNNNNNNNNNNNNNNNNNNNNNNNNNNNNNNNNNNNNNNNNNNNNNNNNNNNNNNNNNNNNNNNNNNNNNNNNNNNNNNNNNNNNNNNNNNNNNNNNNNNNNNNNNNNNNNNNNNNNNNNNNNNNNNNNNNNNNNNNNNNNNNNNNNNNNNNNNNNNNNNNNNNNNNNNNNNNNNNNNNNNNNNNNNNNNNNNNNNNNNNNNNNNNNNNNNNNNNNNNNNNNNNNNNNNNNNNNNNNNNNNNNNNNNNNNNNNNNNNNNNNNNNNNNNNNNNNNNNNNNNNNNNNNNNNNNNNNNNNNNNNNNNNNNNNNNNNNNNNNNNNNNNNNNNNNNNNNNNNNNNNNNNNNNNNNNNNNNNNNNNNNNNNNNNNNNNNNNNNNNNNNNNNNNNNNNNNNNNNNNNNNNNNNNNNNNNNNNNNNNNNNNNNNNNNNNNNNNNNNNNNNNNNNNNNNNNNNNNNNNNNNNNNNNNNNNNNNNNNNNNNNNNNNNNNNNNNNNNNNNNNNNNNNNNNNNNNNNNNNNNNNNNNNNNNNNNNNNNNNNNNNNNNNNNNNNNNNNNNNNNNNNNNNNNNNNNNNNNNNNNNNNNNNNNNNNNNNNNNNNNNNNNNNNNNNNNNNNNNNNNNNNNNNNNNNNNNNNNNNNNNNNNNNNNNNNNNNNNNNNNNNNNNNNNNNNNNNNNNNNNNNNNNNNNNNNNNNNNNNNNNNNNNNNNNNNNNNNNNNNNNNNNNNNNNNNNNNNNNNNNNNNNNNNNNNNNNNNNNNNNNNNNNNNNNNNNNNNNNNNNNNNNNNNNNNNNNNNNNNNNNNNNNNNNNNNNNNNNNNNNNNNNNNNNNNNNNNNNNNNNNNNNNNNNNNNNNNNN
The window above is part of the Solanum pennellii chromosome 5, SPENNV200 genome. Proteins encoded here:
- the LOC107020490 gene encoding aspartyl protease family protein 2 yields the protein MAERATGVIFFFLLISSAVAVAAVNRRTKFEYLKLPLLHKDTLPTTPSQSLSSDIHRLNTLYSSLGHRSITRSAKLPLTSGATTGSGQYFVDLRLGTPPQRLLLVADTGSDLVWVSCSACRNCSSRPRNSAFLARHSSTYLPYHCYDKKCRLVPNPTGVACNHTRLHSPCRYEYSYSDGSETKGFFSTETTTLNASSGRPVKFRNLAFGCSFEASGPSIAGPSFNGAQGVMGLGRGSISLASQLGRRFGNKFSYCLMDYTLSPTPTSYLLIGRSTAVNDPKKMKYTPMISNPFTSTFYYIGIESVYIEDVKLPIRPSVWEIDELGNGGTVMDSGTTLTFLAEPAYRRIVQAFKRLVTLPEADEPTVGFDLCVNVSGESRPSFPKMSFKLSGNSILSPPSGNYFIDTAEDVKCLALQPLTAPSGFSVIGNLMQQGFMFEFDRDRSRIGFSRHGCGKP